In Acidobacteriota bacterium, a single window of DNA contains:
- a CDS encoding SLC13 family permease → MEIAFLFALLAGMVYLFLTEKIPVDLTAFLGLVVLIFGGYLEAGDAFTGFASPAVITMLSVFIISAALLKTGIADFMGGRIHALVGSREVPLIVTLMIAAGVLSAFMNNIAATAVLMPAVAAVAQKANLPPSRLFMPLAFGAILGGTTTLVGTPPNILAGELLREREMEPFQLFDFTPVGLVLLGVGTLFMATIGRRMLPSHAPHAGRGGGIDDLRRLYQLDNRLFSLRIPQSSHLDGTTLEESRLGLTLGIKVLSIVRGHHRELAPPATTRLKGGDLLLVQGSRDDVEELLRVQGVEVERAEAADLPPVSGGFGGIRARLEEGSELVGRSLRDLDFRERFGLVVVGVRRGGEIRRENLAGEVLQAGDVIFALGSREHLETLRRLPDFDVRETGFSAVQQLQDKLFAIRVPAASQLAGQRLEDTGLSELAGVTIGGIIRGGETLPAPGAEDRILAGDQLLVAGEPLRIVDLLEMGRLELEAPEPGTEIESEAVGVVEAALAPRSSAVGKTLRELDFRRKQGLLALVLWRGGQLNYSDLADIPLHLGDALLLQGPRERIAKLAADPDFVVLTQQPVPRRSSKAPFALGGLLLMVALVVAGIQPIHVAAFTAASLVVLSGALTMEEAYRAIEWRAIFLVAAVLPVGIAMERTGAALLMADSVTSVAGSLGPYAVLASLVVLASVLSQGLDGAPAVVLLTPVVLQAAETLGLSPYPLMMGISLAASAAFMTPFSHKANLLVMGAGGYHSKDYLRVGSPLTIVLLALMVLMIPIFFPFHP, encoded by the coding sequence CGGCGGTGATCACCATGCTCTCGGTGTTCATCATCAGCGCCGCGCTGCTCAAGACGGGGATCGCCGACTTCATGGGCGGGCGCATCCACGCTTTGGTGGGGAGCCGGGAAGTGCCCCTCATCGTCACCCTGATGATCGCCGCCGGCGTGTTGTCGGCGTTCATGAACAATATCGCCGCTACGGCGGTGCTGATGCCGGCGGTGGCGGCGGTGGCCCAGAAGGCCAATCTGCCGCCGTCTCGACTGTTTATGCCCCTGGCCTTCGGTGCCATTCTCGGCGGTACCACCACCCTGGTGGGCACGCCTCCCAACATCCTCGCCGGCGAGCTGCTGCGGGAGCGGGAGATGGAGCCCTTCCAACTCTTCGACTTCACCCCGGTGGGGTTGGTGCTGCTGGGGGTCGGGACCCTGTTCATGGCCACCATCGGCCGCCGCATGCTGCCCAGCCACGCGCCCCACGCCGGCCGCGGCGGCGGCATCGACGACCTGCGCCGCCTCTACCAGCTGGACAACCGGCTCTTTTCCCTGCGCATCCCCCAATCCTCCCACCTCGACGGCACCACCTTGGAGGAGTCGCGGCTGGGACTGACGTTGGGGATCAAAGTGCTGTCCATCGTCCGCGGCCACCATCGGGAGCTGGCGCCGCCGGCCACCACCCGGCTCAAAGGCGGTGATCTGCTGCTGGTGCAGGGCAGCCGGGACGATGTGGAGGAGCTGCTGCGGGTCCAGGGGGTGGAGGTGGAGCGCGCCGAGGCAGCGGATCTGCCGCCGGTCTCCGGAGGCTTCGGCGGCATCCGGGCGCGGCTGGAGGAGGGCTCGGAGCTGGTGGGCCGGAGCCTGCGGGATCTGGACTTCCGCGAGCGCTTCGGGCTGGTGGTGGTGGGGGTGCGTCGGGGCGGCGAAATCCGACGGGAGAATCTCGCCGGCGAGGTGCTCCAGGCCGGCGACGTGATCTTCGCCCTGGGCTCCCGAGAGCATCTCGAGACGCTCCGCCGGCTGCCGGATTTCGATGTTCGGGAAACCGGTTTCTCGGCGGTGCAGCAGCTGCAGGACAAGCTTTTCGCCATCCGCGTGCCGGCGGCCTCCCAGCTCGCCGGCCAGCGGCTGGAAGACACCGGTCTCAGCGAGCTGGCGGGGGTCACCATCGGCGGCATCATCCGCGGTGGCGAGACTCTGCCCGCCCCCGGCGCCGAGGACCGCATTCTGGCCGGTGACCAGCTGCTGGTGGCGGGCGAGCCGCTGCGCATCGTCGACCTGCTGGAGATGGGCCGGTTGGAGCTCGAGGCGCCGGAGCCCGGCACCGAGATCGAGTCGGAGGCGGTGGGAGTGGTGGAGGCCGCCCTGGCGCCGCGCTCCTCGGCGGTGGGCAAGACTCTGCGGGAGCTGGATTTCCGGCGCAAACAAGGGCTGCTGGCGCTGGTGCTGTGGAGGGGCGGCCAGCTGAACTACTCGGATCTGGCGGATATTCCCTTGCACCTGGGAGATGCCCTATTGCTCCAAGGTCCGCGGGAGCGCATCGCCAAGCTGGCGGCGGATCCGGACTTCGTGGTCTTGACCCAGCAGCCGGTGCCCCGCCGTTCGAGCAAAGCTCCCTTCGCCCTCGGCGGCCTGCTGCTGATGGTGGCGCTGGTGGTGGCGGGGATTCAGCCGATTCATGTCGCCGCCTTCACCGCCGCATCCCTGGTGGTGCTCTCCGGAGCCTTGACTATGGAGGAAGCCTATCGCGCCATCGAATGGCGGGCCATCTTCCTGGTGGCGGCGGTATTGCCCGTGGGCATCGCCATGGAGCGCACCGGCGCCGCTCTGTTGATGGCGGATTCGGTGACCTCCGTCGCAGGCTCCCTGGGGCCCTATGCGGTGCTGGCTTCGCTGGTGGTGCTGGCCAGCGTGCTCAGCCAGGGGCTGGACGGCGCGCCGGCGGTGGTGCTGCTGACACCGGTGGTGCTGCAGGCGGCGGAGACCTTGGGCCTGAGCCCCTATCCGCTGATGATGGGCATCAGCCTGGCCGCTTCGGCGGCCTTCATGACGCCCTTCAGTCACAAGGCCAACCTCTTGGTGATGGGTGCCGGCGGCTACCATTCGAAGGACTATCTGCGGGTGGGAAGCCCGTTGACCATCGTTCTGCTGGCGTTGATGGTGTTGATGATTCCCATCTTCTTCCCGTTCCATCCTTGA